In one window of Candidatus Micrarchaeota archaeon DNA:
- a CDS encoding 50S ribosomal protein L24, which produces MKSKQPRKQRKFLYTAPLHIRKRFLKVHISKELRKRLGTNKRTILVRKGDKVRVRTGKHKGFEGSVMDVDYKKVVLYIEGLSRTNARGQEKPIPIHPSNVELVDGTFDDDRMNILKR; this is translated from the coding sequence ATGAAATCTAAACAACCGAGAAAACAGAGAAAGTTTTTGTACACTGCCCCTTTACACATTCGTAAGAGGTTCCTTAAGGTTCATATATCGAAAGAGTTGCGTAAACGGTTGGGCACGAATAAGCGGACCATACTGGTGAGAAAGGGTGATAAGGTTCGTGTGCGCACAGGTAAACATAAAGGGTTTGAAGGTTCTGTGATGGATGTCGATTACAAAAAGGTTGTTCTGTATATAGAGGGATTGTCAAGAACGAACGCACGCGGTCAGGAAAAACCTATTCCTATTCATCCTTCCAATGTTGAACTTGTGGATGGGACGTTTGACGATGATCGGATGAACATACTGAAGAGGTGA
- a CDS encoding uL14 family ribosomal protein, whose protein sequence is MKPLTSHIPKVLVPGSRLVCADNSGAKEYEIINVLKYKGRRGRLAKAGIGDVVIASVKKGSPKKRKQVVKVLIVRQKKEFRRANGMRVQFEDNAGVEIDPAKRIPVATEIKGAIAREISERYPKVAGIASIVV, encoded by the coding sequence ATGAAACCGTTAACCTCGCACATACCGAAGGTGTTGGTTCCGGGTTCACGGTTAGTGTGCGCTGATAACAGTGGTGCCAAAGAGTATGAAATCATCAACGTGCTTAAATACAAGGGAAGGAGAGGACGTCTGGCCAAGGCAGGGATAGGTGACGTTGTCATTGCATCCGTTAAAAAAGGTAGTCCTAAAAAACGTAAACAGGTTGTCAAAGTGTTGATAGTCAGACAGAAGAAAGAATTCAGACGGGCTAACGGTATGCGTGTCCAGTTCGAGGATAACGCAGGCGTGGAGATAGACCCTGCCAAGAGGATACCTGTGGCAACCGAGATCAAAGGTGCCATTGCACGTGAGATCTCTGAACGGTACCCGAAGGTTGCCGGGATAGCATCTATAGTGGTGTAA
- a CDS encoding 30S ribosomal protein S17: MGDEKVECNDKKCFRHGNVRVRGMTLTGVVVSARPTRTVIVKRDLVKKIPKYKRYARLHSRIPAHNPPCINAQPGDLVRIGETRRLSKTKSWTVIEIIKRAEEKE; encoded by the coding sequence ATGGGTGATGAGAAGGTTGAATGCAATGATAAGAAATGTTTCAGACATGGCAACGTCAGAGTTAGAGGTATGACGCTCACAGGTGTCGTGGTTAGTGCCAGGCCGACAAGGACCGTGATCGTGAAACGCGATCTCGTTAAAAAGATACCGAAGTACAAGAGATATGCACGGTTGCATTCACGTATACCTGCGCATAACCCGCCTTGTATCAATGCTCAGCCCGGAGATTTGGTCAGAATCGGTGAAACGCGCCGGCTCAGTAAAACCAAATCATGGACCGTTATCGAAATAATAAAACGTGCTGAAGAAAAAGAATAA
- a CDS encoding ribonuclease P protein subunit gives MRTVNNLVVHELIGLDVKVIKSRSLAYLGLAGKVIDETKDRLIIMTDKGRKSVPKTACVFRFKLGDKTVDVDGRLIAYRPEDRPKQLMYLVRKRKVYKEESE, from the coding sequence GTGCGAACCGTTAACAACCTTGTGGTCCACGAACTCATAGGGTTGGATGTCAAGGTTATCAAAAGTAGAAGTCTGGCGTACCTGGGACTCGCAGGTAAGGTGATAGATGAGACGAAGGACCGTTTAATCATAATGACTGACAAAGGCAGAAAAAGTGTGCCTAAGACGGCATGTGTGTTCAGGTTTAAACTCGGTGATAAAACCGTTGATGTGGACGGACGGTTGATCGCCTATCGTCCGGAGGACCGTCCCAAACAATTGATGTACCTCGTGAGGAAGAGAAAGGTATATAAAGAAGAATCTGAATAA
- the yciH gene encoding stress response translation initiation inhibitor YciH, with protein MPEICPKCGLPKDLCVCDILEKEEVQRIRVYTTRKKFRKLVTIIEGINKENLTKTAKELKQRLACGGTAKDGLIILQGDQTRLIKKALVDLGYPEESITVERR; from the coding sequence ATGCCTGAAATATGTCCGAAATGTGGGTTACCCAAGGACCTCTGTGTTTGTGATATTTTAGAGAAAGAAGAGGTTCAACGGATCCGTGTGTACACAACGCGTAAGAAGTTCAGAAAACTCGTCACGATCATCGAAGGGATCAATAAGGAAAACCTGACTAAGACCGCAAAGGAACTCAAACAACGTCTCGCGTGCGGCGGGACGGCCAAAGACGGTCTGATCATATTACAGGGTGATCAGACGAGGTTGATAAAGAAAGCATTGGTGGATCTGGGTTATCCCGAAGAGAGTATTACCGTCGAACGCAGGTGA
- the rpmC gene encoding 50S ribosomal protein L29, which produces MAIVRAKELRMLDDESLRKRYEDIRKEYMIELTQAKSGGRAPNPGKVRTLRRAIAVLKTIMRERELGINLDVTASKVKRKRKTSKPKEKTEKTEDVKKADDKKTSEVKNKNA; this is translated from the coding sequence ATGGCTATCGTTCGTGCTAAAGAACTTCGAATGTTGGATGACGAATCCCTGCGAAAACGATACGAAGATATCCGGAAGGAGTACATGATCGAACTTACCCAAGCCAAATCAGGCGGAAGGGCTCCGAACCCTGGTAAGGTCAGGACGTTACGTCGCGCAATCGCCGTGTTGAAAACTATTATGAGAGAACGCGAGCTCGGTATCAATCTCGATGTTACTGCATCAAAGGTCAAAAGAAAACGGAAAACTTCTAAACCTAAAGAAAAAACGGAAAAAACAGAAGATGTTAAAAAGGCTGATGATAAAAAGACGTCTGAGGTGAAGAATAAAAATGCCTGA
- a CDS encoding 30S ribosomal protein S3, producing MAVERKFIDEALTKFAIARFLEERLDRAGFASIDIQRTPMVTRINVEVLRPGKVIGRKGRTIRELTEALKEKFGIDNPQIVVTECTQPMLRPRIVAKRVCRLIERGKRVRPVLHSMLREIMENGALGAEIVASGKLAGKGGRARSIRVAAGYLPKAGEPANYVLKDHYTAYPKPGAIGVYVRIVPPGTQFPDKEVKTIELPAVVSRAERLKSASEPEPEPSKTTKDAEATIKRRRVRR from the coding sequence ATGGCGGTGGAACGTAAGTTTATCGATGAAGCGTTGACAAAGTTTGCGATTGCACGGTTCCTGGAGGAGAGACTTGATCGGGCAGGGTTTGCATCCATCGACATCCAGAGGACACCGATGGTTACCAGGATCAATGTTGAAGTGCTCAGACCCGGAAAGGTGATCGGGAGAAAGGGTAGGACGATAAGGGAGCTTACCGAAGCGTTAAAGGAGAAGTTCGGTATAGATAACCCACAGATAGTTGTAACAGAGTGTACTCAGCCGATGCTCAGACCACGGATCGTTGCTAAACGGGTATGCAGATTGATAGAACGCGGTAAACGTGTCCGACCCGTGTTACACAGTATGTTAAGAGAAATCATGGAAAACGGCGCGTTGGGTGCCGAGATTGTAGCGAGCGGTAAACTTGCCGGTAAAGGTGGTAGGGCGCGTTCGATACGCGTGGCGGCAGGTTATCTCCCTAAAGCCGGTGAACCCGCAAATTACGTTCTCAAAGACCATTATACCGCTTATCCAAAGCCTGGTGCGATAGGTGTGTACGTGCGTATAGTGCCTCCGGGTACGCAGTTCCCAGATAAGGAGGTCAAAACCATAGAACTGCCGGCTGTCGTGTCCAGGGCGGAAAGATTGAAATCTGCATCAGAACCGGAACCCGAGCCGAGCAAGACGACTAAGGATGCAGAAGCAACGATCAAAAGACGGCGTGTCCGTCGATAA
- the rplV gene encoding 50S ribosomal protein L22, producing the protein MRNKYMVEVTDEKVAKARVNDVDASYKDLTAVCDNVRGMGTEEAIKFLEEVAEGKRAVLYRRHNKKMAHRRELGGKKGRYPKKEARIVLDVLKNALANAEHKGMFDTFVFHIAANKQHIYPRISSKGRPMMSNYETAFVEVILKERAVPKKPEQSKEKQTGETGAKREQVSEKGKSTEKTESAGKAGKGKPSEKTESKQKKRSSDVSEKK; encoded by the coding sequence ATGAGGAACAAGTATATGGTTGAAGTAACCGATGAAAAGGTTGCTAAGGCGAGGGTCAACGATGTTGATGCATCTTACAAAGACCTCACCGCAGTGTGCGATAACGTTAGAGGTATGGGTACCGAAGAAGCCATAAAATTCCTTGAAGAAGTGGCTGAGGGTAAACGCGCTGTTCTCTACCGAAGACATAATAAGAAGATGGCGCATCGGAGAGAACTCGGAGGTAAAAAAGGTCGCTACCCGAAAAAAGAAGCCAGGATCGTGTTAGACGTGCTGAAGAACGCGTTAGCTAATGCAGAACATAAAGGGATGTTCGACACCTTTGTCTTTCATATTGCCGCTAATAAACAACACATATATCCGAGGATATCTTCTAAGGGCAGACCGATGATGTCCAACTATGAAACTGCGTTCGTCGAAGTGATCCTGAAGGAGAGGGCTGTCCCAAAAAAGCCGGAACAGTCTAAAGAGAAACAGACCGGTGAAACAGGGGCAAAACGTGAGCAGGTTTCAGAAAAAGGGAAGAGTACGGAGAAAACCGAATCAGCGGGAAAAGCGGGAAAGGGCAAACCTTCGGAAAAGACCGAATCGAAACAGAAGAAGAGGTCGTCTGATGTTTCTGAAAAGAAATGA
- a CDS encoding ribosomal protein S19 family protein produces the protein MARVKTYRGLTEEELKDMDIQTFMQYVTARERRTLKRLNQFPMYKKLINKVRKLKAKGKINKPIKTRVRSAVIIPEWLGLKFAVHNGKEYVPVEITIDKLGFRLGDFSHTTAKVVHSGPGVGATRSSKFVPLK, from the coding sequence ATGGCGCGTGTGAAAACGTATAGAGGGTTAACCGAAGAGGAACTGAAAGATATGGATATTCAAACGTTCATGCAGTATGTAACGGCCAGAGAACGTAGAACGCTCAAACGGTTGAACCAATTTCCGATGTACAAGAAGTTGATCAACAAGGTTCGTAAACTTAAGGCCAAAGGTAAGATAAACAAACCGATCAAGACAAGGGTAAGGTCGGCCGTTATCATACCGGAATGGTTGGGACTGAAGTTTGCAGTGCACAACGGGAAGGAATACGTGCCCGTGGAGATCACGATAGACAAGTTAGGGTTCAGGTTGGGTGATTTCAGTCATACAACGGCAAAGGTAGTGCATTCAGGTCCTGGCGTGGGTGCTACCAGGAGTTCCAAGTTCGTGCCCTTGAAGTAA
- a CDS encoding 50S ribosomal protein L2: MGKRLIQQRRGKGTPSNKAPSHRYKCKVSYRSYDETEKKSYLRGEVMGFVDDPGHYALIMQVLYEDKSIAYLPAVEGIKVGDIVEVGVDARPVVGNVLPLAKIPEGFMINNIEKVPGDGGKFVRSPGGYAIIRSKENDKVVVELPSRRKLVLNGECRAQIGVIAGGGWKEKPLVKAGASYYKHKAMNRRWPVVRGVAMNAVAHPFGGKQHHPGKSKSVARNAPPGRKVGAIASRRTGRRKRK; this comes from the coding sequence ATGGGTAAACGTTTGATACAACAACGGCGTGGTAAAGGTACACCTTCCAACAAAGCACCTAGTCACAGGTATAAATGCAAGGTTAGTTATAGGTCTTACGATGAAACCGAGAAGAAAAGTTATCTGCGCGGAGAAGTGATGGGGTTCGTTGATGACCCCGGTCATTATGCGCTGATCATGCAGGTTCTTTACGAAGATAAATCGATTGCATATCTACCGGCAGTGGAAGGTATCAAGGTAGGGGACATCGTGGAAGTAGGTGTGGATGCGCGTCCGGTTGTCGGTAACGTTCTTCCTTTGGCAAAGATCCCCGAAGGTTTTATGATAAATAATATAGAGAAGGTTCCCGGTGATGGCGGTAAGTTCGTTCGGTCACCCGGCGGATACGCGATCATCAGGTCAAAGGAAAACGATAAGGTTGTTGTTGAACTACCGAGCAGGAGAAAACTGGTTTTGAACGGAGAATGTCGTGCTCAGATCGGTGTGATAGCAGGCGGCGGATGGAAGGAGAAACCGTTGGTAAAGGCAGGTGCGAGTTACTACAAACATAAGGCAATGAACAGACGTTGGCCTGTCGTCCGCGGTGTTGCGATGAATGCGGTGGCCCATCCGTTCGGAGGTAAACAACATCATCCGGGTAAATCCAAATCTGTTGCCCGTAACGCTCCGCCTGGCAGAAAGGTGGGTGCGATCGCTTCAAGACGAACCGGTAGACGGAAGAGGAAGTAA